A section of the Cuniculiplasma divulgatum genome encodes:
- the fen gene encoding flap endonuclease-1, producing the protein MGVDISDILVKHSTSLKDQGGMRVSVDAYNIIYQFLSSIRQPDGTPLMDRSGNVTSHLSGLFYRTINMIEVGIKPAFVFDGRPSVLKNRTLEARKLVREKNREELRVALEEGNEERARSLSSRINYITAEIVSESKDLLKYMGVPVVQAPSEGEAQASVMCRTALVDGVVSQDYDCLLFGARRVFRNLTQMGKRKLPGKNIYVNVTPEYIDLQENLGILGITWEQLIQVGIMVGTDFNSGLPRTGAKSALKLIKKYGTIQETLKARKEEIENLDEIIELFMNPPYADPGDISMRPPDAESLKHFLCDIHDFSPSRVDPYIETLQAAYRKESQKNLDSFF; encoded by the coding sequence GTGGGCGTAGATATATCCGATATACTTGTAAAACACAGCACCAGCCTGAAGGATCAGGGAGGAATGAGGGTCAGTGTTGACGCATACAACATAATCTACCAGTTCCTCAGCAGCATACGGCAGCCTGATGGCACTCCGCTCATGGACAGGTCGGGCAACGTGACGTCACACCTTTCAGGGCTATTCTACCGTACAATAAATATGATAGAGGTTGGTATAAAACCTGCCTTTGTCTTTGATGGCAGGCCGTCTGTTCTGAAGAACAGGACGCTTGAGGCCAGGAAACTTGTCAGGGAGAAGAACCGGGAGGAGCTACGGGTCGCACTGGAGGAGGGGAACGAGGAAAGGGCAAGATCACTCAGCTCCAGGATAAATTACATCACTGCTGAGATTGTCAGCGAGTCCAAGGATCTGCTGAAATACATGGGTGTTCCGGTGGTTCAGGCACCATCCGAGGGAGAAGCACAGGCATCCGTGATGTGCAGGACAGCACTGGTGGATGGGGTTGTCTCTCAGGACTATGACTGCCTGCTCTTCGGTGCAAGGCGCGTATTCCGGAATCTCACGCAGATGGGAAAGCGTAAGCTTCCCGGCAAGAACATTTACGTCAATGTTACACCGGAATACATAGACCTGCAGGAAAACCTTGGGATCCTGGGCATCACCTGGGAGCAACTCATACAGGTAGGCATAATGGTTGGGACGGACTTCAATTCGGGGCTTCCAAGGACAGGTGCAAAGTCTGCCCTTAAACTGATCAAAAAGTACGGCACCATTCAGGAAACGCTTAAGGCTAGGAAAGAAGAAATCGAAAATCTTGATGAAATCATAGAACTGTTCATGAACCCCCCATATGCCGATCCGGGTGATATTTCCATGAGGCCTCCAGATGCTGAATCCCTGAAGCACTTCCTCTGCGACATTCATGATTTCTCGCCATCCCGGGTTGATCCCTATATCGAAACATTGCAGGCAGCCTACAGGAAGGAATCGCAGAAGAATCTCGATTCATTCTTCTGA
- a CDS encoding AbrB/MazE/SpoVT family DNA-binding domain-containing protein, translating to MNPDRILLDIAHVSRRGSSLRVTLPKKVSQQLSIEPRDIVGFYMEGDRIILEKMK from the coding sequence ATGAATCCTGACAGAATTCTCCTGGACATAGCCCATGTTTCAAGGCGTGGAAGCTCCCTCCGGGTAACCCTTCCCAAGAAGGTCAGCCAGCAACTCTCAATTGAGCCCAGGGACATCGTGGGGTTCTACATGGAAGGTGACAGGATAATACTGGAAAAGATGAAGTGA
- a CDS encoding enoyl-CoA hydratase-related protein, giving the protein MEYREISIDDTDQVRTVTIKRDNPLNPITIDLLSEIQDTVSNSGERIIIITGSNKAFSAGADIKGFMDIDSRKAYSFAMKGHEIMNFFNSYPRPIIAAIHGFALGGGFELALACDMRVAHPSTVFGLPEVTLGILPGFGGTQRLTRIVGETRAMDLIGRGLRFNAQEALSMGVVNYVAEDYMQKAMEIAMDFAAKPVQSLKFIKHLVRSRPDDMYTTEAEYFARAFDHPDRKEGISAFLEKRPPRFMKRKQ; this is encoded by the coding sequence ATGGAATACAGGGAAATAAGCATAGATGATACTGATCAGGTAAGGACAGTCACAATAAAGAGGGATAACCCCCTGAACCCCATAACCATAGATCTTCTTTCCGAAATCCAGGACACAGTCAGTAATTCCGGCGAAAGAATCATAATAATAACTGGGTCCAACAAGGCGTTCTCCGCTGGCGCAGATATTAAGGGATTCATGGACATAGATTCAAGGAAGGCCTACAGCTTCGCAATGAAGGGTCACGAGATAATGAACTTTTTCAACTCCTACCCAAGGCCCATAATTGCTGCCATTCACGGCTTTGCACTGGGCGGAGGTTTCGAACTTGCACTGGCATGTGATATGAGGGTGGCGCATCCTTCCACTGTCTTTGGATTGCCCGAGGTCACGCTGGGGATTCTTCCCGGATTCGGGGGGACACAGCGCCTTACCAGGATTGTGGGCGAAACAAGGGCGATGGATCTCATAGGGAGAGGTCTCAGGTTCAACGCGCAGGAAGCCCTGTCAATGGGTGTTGTGAATTACGTTGCCGAGGATTACATGCAGAAAGCCATGGAAATTGCAATGGATTTTGCTGCAAAACCAGTACAGTCACTTAAGTTCATAAAACACCTTGTCAGGTCAAGGCCGGACGACATGTACACCACGGAGGCAGAGTACTTCGCAAGGGCGTTCGATCATCCTGACAGGAAGGAGGGAATATCAGCATTTCTCGAGAAAAGACCTCCAAGATTCATGAAACGCAAACAATAA
- the smc gene encoding chromosome segregation protein SMC yields the protein MNDNCQTDGNMFLESLELHNFKSFGIRKRIVFRKGFTVISGPNGSGKSNIGDSLLFVLGTRSSKAVRAERLGDLIHKSSDEKRNRDYCSVTVTLDTEDPEKLPEDRKIILKRELVAEMDGYKSNYYINGQRVRHSDVADLLDSLHIYLDSYSFVLQGDINNIVKMTGFERRKLLESISGIESFDIQIEKAQGDILSISENLGRLEVLLDQTRKRRQDLEAEKDVAERYEQLSTAIRNLRMTMLNIEKEGMQREIASHSRNIEQLMQEIGEIEARISSMNQQLGILEGENRDLKQRLEVSGNSQLREIREQIENQRVTIAETGIRVENSQERIRSISDQMEADNRDLEKTSRSLEWLQSNLAENSKTLDEIRSSMGKISQDLKSIRDKNSRSSSEILKKQEEIKEKDSSIRELNSQMDHLIEERDRIQAERSGVVGELGTLEEKKKDLEFQVRDAAWRLKEIEKDAGSSKENNEKLSFRYYDLKRRLDELRKRKDVLQTELNTAGREHTQLQSQVSSRSGSANRAVTTILGARNQNKIQGIHGTIRELVSFPDEFRPAIEAAAGARLNSVVVEDDGVAEQCLDLLKRERAGKMTFLPLNKVLGGRPRGKAITVRSSEGSMGYVFEKISFDPKYEGIIWYAVQDTVIVRDVPTARKYMVGVRLVTMDGDIFEASGAITGGFQDRGKSQENLDARISELSAKIREISAELDAINSEIPQVESEFDDISQKLRDTSRTEGSRSAEIQQWRKLVDEGKPKLEDLASRISDLNRKLSEVDGKLSGNDRESKEIRVRISRLESDKSAIFDQIREISPQFAEKESALETELTSLRSREADFSAEIVKIGNDISHMKQKSDDIRARIGSNSEERTRLEKDLEASQSTLAQQKADLEKLRAVEAEISEKSREIVDALNVNESEISRIKESIDAEKAGIGTKNDLILSSRLKIENLQARMQDLAQQMTEVGGEILPGMRYIQEAKRELDARNAELVALGPVNQKAVAEYQQVSADLDSLTREMDSLSQEKADLEKLMERLNHQKEKIFMEMYGAINENMKSIYGEISGGGEASLEMSNESDPLNSEIFIRARPKGKSFSKLEALSGGEKSLTALSFILAVQRINPSPLYYLDEVDMFLDGSNAERVGKMFKLNSNTSQVFSVSLRKAMLKYADHVVVVTSFDGENTEIFEKSVSESGNMEVQS from the coding sequence TTGAATGACAACTGTCAGACAGATGGAAATATGTTTCTGGAATCTCTAGAGCTTCATAATTTCAAATCGTTCGGAATCAGGAAGAGAATAGTGTTCAGGAAAGGGTTCACCGTCATAAGTGGGCCCAATGGCAGCGGAAAGAGCAACATTGGCGATTCACTGCTGTTTGTCCTGGGCACAAGATCATCAAAGGCAGTCAGGGCTGAAAGACTTGGCGATCTCATACACAAATCATCTGACGAGAAACGCAACAGGGATTACTGCAGTGTTACTGTGACGCTTGATACCGAGGATCCTGAGAAGCTTCCTGAGGACAGGAAGATAATCCTTAAGCGGGAACTGGTGGCCGAAATGGACGGCTACAAGTCCAATTATTACATAAACGGACAGAGGGTAAGGCACTCCGATGTGGCCGATCTCCTGGATTCCCTGCACATTTACCTGGATTCATACAGCTTTGTTCTCCAGGGGGATATAAATAACATTGTGAAAATGACCGGTTTCGAGCGGAGAAAGCTCCTTGAGTCCATATCGGGAATAGAAAGCTTTGACATACAGATAGAGAAGGCTCAGGGTGACATCCTCTCCATAAGCGAGAACCTGGGAAGGCTTGAGGTCCTGCTTGACCAGACCAGGAAGCGCAGACAGGATCTTGAAGCCGAAAAGGATGTGGCAGAAAGGTATGAGCAGTTATCCACGGCAATAAGAAACCTCAGGATGACAATGCTTAACATTGAAAAGGAAGGCATGCAGAGGGAGATCGCTTCACATTCAAGAAACATTGAACAGCTGATGCAGGAGATCGGAGAAATAGAAGCCCGAATTTCCAGCATGAATCAGCAGCTTGGCATTCTGGAAGGCGAGAACAGGGACCTGAAGCAGAGGCTTGAGGTGTCAGGAAACTCCCAGTTGCGCGAGATCAGGGAACAGATTGAAAATCAGCGAGTCACCATAGCCGAAACAGGAATCAGGGTTGAGAACAGCCAGGAGAGAATCAGGAGTATCTCTGACCAGATGGAAGCTGACAACCGGGACCTGGAAAAAACCTCAAGAAGCCTTGAATGGCTACAATCCAATCTTGCTGAAAACAGCAAGACTCTGGATGAAATCCGGTCTTCAATGGGAAAGATTTCACAGGATCTGAAATCAATCCGGGATAAAAACAGCAGGAGTTCCTCCGAGATCCTGAAAAAGCAGGAGGAGATTAAGGAGAAGGACAGTTCCATCAGGGAACTGAACAGCCAGATGGATCACCTCATTGAGGAAAGGGACAGAATACAGGCGGAGCGGTCTGGCGTTGTTGGCGAACTTGGGACGCTGGAAGAGAAGAAGAAGGATCTTGAATTCCAGGTAAGAGATGCCGCTTGGCGCCTGAAAGAAATAGAGAAGGATGCAGGCAGTTCAAAGGAAAACAACGAAAAACTGTCATTCAGGTATTACGATCTGAAACGCAGGCTGGATGAACTTCGAAAGAGGAAGGACGTCCTGCAGACAGAACTGAACACAGCGGGAAGGGAACATACTCAGCTTCAGTCGCAGGTCTCATCAAGATCCGGATCAGCAAACCGTGCTGTCACCACAATTCTTGGTGCAAGGAACCAGAACAAAATACAGGGAATACACGGAACCATAAGGGAACTGGTGTCATTTCCGGACGAATTCAGGCCGGCCATAGAGGCAGCCGCAGGGGCAAGGCTCAACTCCGTTGTTGTTGAGGATGACGGGGTTGCCGAGCAGTGCCTTGACCTTCTGAAAAGGGAGAGAGCAGGCAAAATGACCTTCCTTCCACTCAACAAGGTTCTGGGTGGCAGACCCAGAGGCAAAGCCATCACCGTAAGGTCCTCTGAGGGCTCCATGGGCTACGTCTTCGAGAAAATATCTTTCGATCCGAAATATGAGGGAATTATCTGGTACGCTGTCCAGGATACCGTCATAGTGCGTGATGTTCCCACTGCAAGAAAGTACATGGTCGGAGTCAGACTTGTGACAATGGATGGCGATATATTCGAGGCCAGCGGTGCAATAACGGGTGGTTTCCAGGACAGGGGAAAATCACAGGAGAATCTTGATGCAAGAATTTCAGAGCTGTCAGCAAAGATAAGGGAAATTTCCGCAGAGCTGGATGCAATAAATTCAGAAATTCCACAGGTTGAGTCAGAGTTTGATGACATATCCCAGAAGCTGAGGGACACATCGAGAACTGAGGGTTCCAGATCAGCCGAGATCCAGCAGTGGAGAAAACTGGTGGATGAGGGAAAACCTAAGCTGGAGGATCTGGCTTCAAGAATCTCCGACCTGAACAGGAAGCTATCTGAGGTGGACGGAAAACTTTCCGGCAATGACCGGGAATCCAAGGAGATACGGGTCAGGATATCTCGTCTCGAATCGGACAAGTCAGCAATATTCGATCAGATCCGTGAAATTTCCCCGCAGTTCGCTGAAAAGGAGAGTGCGCTGGAAACAGAACTCACATCGCTCAGGTCAAGGGAAGCCGACTTTTCTGCTGAGATTGTGAAGATCGGGAACGATATCTCACACATGAAGCAGAAATCAGATGATATCAGGGCAAGAATCGGGTCTAACAGCGAGGAAAGGACAAGGCTGGAAAAAGATCTCGAAGCTTCCCAGAGCACGCTGGCACAGCAGAAGGCTGACCTTGAAAAACTCAGGGCCGTTGAAGCAGAAATATCAGAGAAGTCCAGGGAGATTGTGGACGCACTTAACGTAAATGAATCGGAAATTTCAAGGATAAAGGAGAGCATTGATGCAGAGAAGGCGGGAATCGGGACAAAGAATGATCTCATACTGTCATCCAGGCTCAAGATTGAGAACCTCCAGGCAAGGATGCAGGATCTTGCCCAGCAGATGACTGAGGTTGGAGGCGAAATTCTCCCGGGCATGAGGTATATCCAGGAGGCAAAACGTGAGCTTGATGCCAGGAATGCGGAACTTGTAGCTTTGGGTCCAGTGAACCAGAAGGCCGTTGCTGAATACCAGCAGGTCTCGGCGGATCTTGATTCACTCACCAGGGAAATGGACAGCCTTTCGCAGGAGAAGGCGGACCTGGAAAAGTTGATGGAAAGGCTGAACCACCAGAAGGAAAAGATTTTCATGGAAATGTACGGGGCCATAAACGAGAACATGAAATCCATATATGGCGAGATATCGGGTGGCGGAGAAGCGAGCCTTGAAATGAGCAATGAATCTGATCCGCTGAATTCCGAGATATTCATAAGGGCAAGGCCCAAGGGGAAGAGCTTCTCCAAGCTTGAAGCACTGAGCGGTGGTGAAAAGAGCCTCACTGCGCTATCATTCATACTTGCCGTGCAGAGAATCAATCCCTCTCCCCTCTACTATCTGGACGAGGTGGACATGTTCCTTGATGGATCAAACGCTGAGCGCGTTGGAAAGATGTTCAAGCTCAACTCAAACACATCCCAGGTATTCTCAGTGTCCCTGAGGAAGGCGATGCTGAAATATGCCGATCATGTGGTTGTGGTAACAAGTTTTGACGGGGAAAATACCGAGATATTCGAGAAGTCCGTATCCGAATCAGGCAACATGGAGGTGCAGAGTTGA
- a CDS encoding tyrosine--tRNA ligase encodes MIQTQGLESEFQEIVTPEELSSLSPGSTGYIGFEPSGLPHIATGIMWPRKINRLVDSGISMRVLLADWHAMVNDKLGGDLQRIRESGTVMMKCMKAQGLYNEVEFVWADDLVSGSDYWKKLLMVAKNSNLARIRRALPIMGRSEDDADSDFSKYIYPLMQVTDIFFMKLDVAVGGMDQRHAHMLARDIAAKMGEKKPVSLHAPLLGSLKGSGRMDSFKKMSKSDPDSAIFMSDTRKDVERKIKSAFCPVAEIDGNPLVEIMKHVVFPYLGREIVINRPPSKGGDITFRNYGEFELEYSAGRIHPMDLKAALSAYLNEMMEPSRSVFS; translated from the coding sequence ATGATTCAAACCCAAGGACTTGAAAGTGAGTTTCAGGAGATAGTGACACCCGAAGAACTTTCCTCTCTTTCACCCGGAAGTACTGGATATATAGGTTTTGAGCCCTCCGGCCTGCCTCACATAGCCACCGGGATAATGTGGCCAAGAAAGATCAACCGTTTGGTGGATTCTGGCATCAGCATGAGGGTTCTCCTGGCAGACTGGCATGCCATGGTGAACGACAAGCTCGGCGGTGATCTTCAGCGCATAAGGGAAAGCGGCACTGTCATGATGAAGTGCATGAAGGCCCAGGGGCTCTACAACGAAGTGGAATTTGTGTGGGCAGACGACCTTGTCTCAGGATCTGACTACTGGAAGAAGCTCCTCATGGTGGCAAAGAACTCCAATCTGGCCAGGATCAGGAGGGCCCTGCCAATAATGGGAAGGAGCGAGGACGACGCAGACAGCGACTTCAGCAAATACATATACCCCCTCATGCAGGTTACAGACATCTTTTTCATGAAGCTTGATGTTGCAGTTGGGGGTATGGATCAGCGGCATGCCCACATGCTTGCAAGGGATATAGCAGCCAAAATGGGCGAGAAGAAGCCGGTTTCCCTGCATGCACCACTGCTGGGCAGCCTGAAAGGCTCCGGCAGGATGGATAGTTTCAAGAAGATGTCCAAGAGCGACCCGGATTCAGCCATATTCATGTCTGATACCAGGAAGGATGTGGAGAGAAAGATAAAGTCAGCATTCTGCCCTGTGGCAGAGATCGACGGCAATCCTCTGGTGGAAATAATGAAACATGTGGTATTCCCATACCTCGGCAGGGAGATAGTCATAAACAGGCCGCCATCAAAGGGAGGAGACATAACTTTCAGGAATTACGGCGAGTTTGAACTGGAATACTCAGCAGGCAGGATACATCCCATGGACCTCAAGGCTGCCCTCTCGGCCTATCTCAATGAGATGATGGAACCGTCAAGAAGCGTATTTTCATGA
- the radB gene encoding DNA repair and recombination protein RadB, whose translation MEKVDASVSPEKVSSGVACLDDLMGGGLEPEIITELFGEGGSGKSNLCMQFCLATLRSGRSVIYLDSEGFSTERFRQMSGEDDGITKNLYLYRLGSLEDQDLAIMRLPKIAEKIRTPGLIVIDSFTEFFRLENQSDLSARSAGFQKQLSNLSAAALKLKVPALITNQIYQDPDSGRLNPFGGFLVDHNMKAIYRVEKFPNGKRRISVTKHRSLPEGRSSEFRITDFGLSCEVQ comes from the coding sequence ATGGAAAAGGTCGATGCTTCAGTCTCGCCAGAAAAGGTATCCAGCGGTGTGGCCTGCCTGGATGATCTCATGGGCGGAGGCCTTGAGCCAGAAATAATCACTGAACTCTTCGGCGAAGGCGGATCCGGGAAATCAAACCTTTGCATGCAGTTCTGCCTTGCAACCCTGAGGTCCGGCAGGTCAGTCATATACCTGGACAGCGAAGGCTTTTCCACTGAGCGGTTCAGGCAGATGAGCGGTGAGGATGATGGCATTACGAAAAATCTCTACCTTTACAGGCTTGGATCCCTTGAGGACCAGGATCTTGCAATAATGAGGCTGCCGAAAATAGCCGAAAAGATAAGGACTCCCGGCCTCATAGTCATTGATTCCTTCACTGAATTTTTCAGGCTTGAGAACCAGTCCGATCTCTCTGCAAGATCAGCAGGATTCCAGAAGCAGCTTTCCAACCTCTCCGCTGCGGCGCTAAAGCTCAAGGTTCCTGCGCTCATCACGAACCAGATCTACCAGGACCCTGATTCCGGAAGACTGAATCCCTTCGGAGGTTTCCTGGTTGACCACAACATGAAGGCAATATACAGGGTTGAGAAGTTTCCAAACGGCAAGAGGAGGATATCAGTGACAAAACACAGGTCCCTGCCGGAGGGCAGATCCTCTGAGTTCAGGATAACGGATTTCGGGCTTTCCTGCGAGGTGCAGTGA
- a CDS encoding Dna2/Cas4 domain-containing protein, whose translation MNQFPLVILSLTFIFLLAVLLKLRSRRKSLAIPEGQEVYQDLQGKGRILRSVELGISGKPDMIVRKGRNIIPYEYKSTNASSPRDGHLYQMFAYFAILEENYPGQSIPYGVLKYRETAFKVHNSPENRWKLLSILDEMRNSDGHAVRNHNNRGKCFRCSFKEVCSQSLIKPSDNPHPDDSNPRT comes from the coding sequence ATGAACCAGTTCCCGCTTGTTATCCTATCATTAACATTCATTTTTCTTCTGGCAGTTCTCCTGAAGCTCAGGAGCAGGAGGAAATCTCTGGCAATTCCGGAAGGCCAGGAGGTGTACCAGGACCTGCAGGGCAAAGGAAGGATACTCAGGTCGGTAGAACTTGGGATTTCAGGCAAACCTGATATGATTGTCAGGAAGGGGAGGAACATAATCCCATATGAGTACAAGAGCACAAATGCATCTTCACCGCGGGATGGCCACCTCTATCAGATGTTTGCATATTTTGCCATACTGGAGGAGAATTATCCTGGCCAGAGCATCCCCTATGGCGTCCTGAAGTACAGAGAAACGGCCTTCAAGGTTCACAACAGCCCAGAAAACAGATGGAAACTGCTTTCAATCCTGGATGAGATGAGAAACTCGGACGGCCATGCCGTGAGAAACCACAACAACAGGGGCAAGTGCTTCCGATGCTCATTCAAGGAAGTCTGCAGCCAAAGCTTAATTAAACCAAGCGACAATCCACACCCAGATGATTCAAACCCAAGGACTTGA